Proteins encoded by one window of Mycolicibacterium cosmeticum:
- a CDS encoding glycosyltransferase family 39 protein gives MDAVTAVLPELSAAPPAPPARRIAARERIGLAVLLAGTAVLYLWNLSISGWANSFYSAAVQAGAADWTAMLFGSSDAANAITVDKTPAALWLMDISVRLFGFHPWSVLLPQALEGIAAVGVLYAAVRRVSGPGAALLAGAVLALTPAAALIFRFNNPDALLVLLLVIGAYGVQRACEPGSSRWWMVAVGVAVGFGFLAKMLQAFLVLPAFAATYLICAAVPLRARLLRLGAATLAMVASGGWYLLLVELWPAASRPYIGGSQHNSIVELALGYNGLGRLTGDEVGGLGNMNHDVGWGRLLGAQMGTHIAWLLPAALIALVAGVVLTRRAPRTDATRAALILWGGWLVVTAVVFSYANGILHPYYTVALAPAIGACLAIGVNLLWRNRSDVRCATALAGMVAVTAVLAAVLLGRQAGWMPWLRAAVPVVGIGAAVLLLAAGRLPRVVTAVAALLATAACLAGPGAYAVATAANPHSGAIPSVGPGRGFSGGPFDAPTPKPALTALLSANAADYTWVAATVGSTNAAGYQLATGAPVLAVGGFNGTDPAPTLAEFQNMVAQKQIHYFIHAALMGNWRGQNSGSREAADIASWVQGHFAAVPVTGVTVYDLTRPLDS, from the coding sequence ATGGACGCAGTGACCGCCGTACTTCCCGAGCTATCCGCAGCCCCGCCCGCGCCGCCCGCCCGCCGTATCGCGGCGCGCGAGCGGATCGGGCTGGCCGTGCTGCTCGCCGGCACGGCCGTGCTGTACCTGTGGAACCTGTCCATCAGCGGCTGGGCCAACAGCTTCTATTCGGCGGCCGTGCAGGCCGGGGCCGCCGACTGGACCGCGATGCTGTTCGGGTCCAGCGACGCCGCCAACGCCATCACCGTCGACAAGACCCCCGCGGCACTGTGGCTGATGGATATCTCGGTGCGGCTCTTCGGTTTCCACCCGTGGAGCGTGCTGCTGCCACAGGCCCTGGAGGGCATCGCGGCGGTGGGCGTCCTGTACGCCGCGGTGCGCCGGGTCAGCGGCCCGGGGGCGGCGCTGCTGGCCGGGGCCGTCCTGGCGCTGACGCCGGCCGCCGCGCTGATCTTCCGGTTCAACAATCCGGACGCACTGCTGGTGCTGCTGCTGGTGATCGGCGCCTATGGCGTGCAGCGGGCCTGCGAGCCGGGCAGCAGCCGGTGGTGGATGGTGGCCGTCGGCGTGGCCGTCGGATTCGGATTCCTGGCCAAGATGTTGCAGGCGTTCCTGGTGCTGCCCGCCTTCGCCGCGACCTATCTGATCTGCGCCGCGGTACCGCTGCGCGCCCGGCTGTTGCGGCTGGGCGCAGCGACGCTGGCGATGGTGGCCTCCGGCGGGTGGTATCTGCTGTTGGTGGAGCTGTGGCCGGCGGCGTCGCGGCCGTATATCGGTGGGTCGCAACACAACAGCATCGTCGAACTGGCGCTGGGGTACAACGGCCTGGGCCGGCTGACCGGTGACGAGGTCGGCGGCCTGGGCAACATGAACCACGACGTGGGCTGGGGCCGGCTGCTGGGCGCTCAGATGGGCACCCACATCGCGTGGCTGCTGCCCGCCGCACTGATCGCTCTGGTCGCCGGTGTGGTGCTGACCCGGCGCGCCCCGCGTACCGACGCCACCCGCGCCGCCCTGATCCTGTGGGGCGGATGGCTGGTGGTGACGGCCGTGGTGTTCAGCTATGCCAACGGCATCCTGCACCCGTACTACACCGTCGCCCTTGCGCCGGCCATCGGCGCGTGTCTGGCCATCGGGGTAAACCTGTTGTGGCGCAACCGGTCCGATGTTCGGTGTGCGACGGCGCTGGCCGGCATGGTCGCGGTCACCGCCGTGCTGGCCGCGGTGCTGCTCGGCAGGCAGGCCGGGTGGATGCCGTGGCTGCGTGCGGCGGTGCCGGTCGTCGGGATCGGCGCGGCGGTCCTGCTGCTGGCGGCCGGCCGCTTACCGCGGGTCGTGACGGCCGTTGCGGCGCTGCTGGCAACCGCGGCGTGCCTGGCCGGACCGGGTGCCTACGCCGTGGCCACCGCGGCCAATCCGCACAGCGGGGCCATCCCGTCGGTGGGACCGGGACGCGGGTTCTCCGGCGGCCCGTTCGATGCGCCCACCCCGAAGCCCGCCCTGACAGCGTTGTTGAGCGCCAACGCCGCCGACTACACCTGGGTGGCCGCGACGGTCGGCTCCACCAACGCCGCGGGTTATCAGCTGGCCACCGGCGCACCCGTGCTGGCGGTCGGCGGATTCAACGGCACCGACCCGGCGCCGACCCTGGCGGAGTTCCAGAATATGGTGGCGCAGAAACAGATTCACTACTTCATCCACGCCGCGCTGATGGGCAACTGGCGGGGCCAGAACAGCGGCAGCCGGGAGGCCGCCGATATCGCGTCCTGGGTGCAGGGTCACTTCGCCGCGGTGCCGGTGACCGGGGTGACGGTGTACGACCTGACCCGCCCCCTGGATTCATAG